GGCGCAGTGCCCAGGCGCGCGCCAGCGCGGCGCGCTGCTGCTCGCCGCCAGACAGCACGCGCGCCGGCCGGTCGGCCAGCGCGGTCAGACCGACGCGCTCAAGCACGTCGAGCGCGCGCGCGCGGCGGGCGGCCGCCGGAACGCCGGCCAGATCGAGCGCATAGATGACGTTGTCGAGCACACTGCGCCGCAGCATGACCGGCCGCTGGAACACCATGGCCTGCGCCGGGCGGCCGCTGCCGCCATTCCACAGGATGCGGCCGGCGCTCGGTTCGATCAGCCCGTGCATCAGGCGCATCAGCACGCTCTTGCCGGCGCCGTTGGGGCCGAGGATGAGCGTGCGCCGCCCTGCTTCGATACGCAGCGACACGTCGCGGATGAGCGTGCGGCCGCCGGCGTCGTAGCGCAGTGCATCGAGGGTCAGCAGCGCGTCAGCCATGGCGCCGTACCGCCCATTCCCGCACCGCGTGCGCCAGCGCATTGAGCAGCAGCACGATGGCAATCAGGATGAAACCGAGCGCCAGCGCCAGCGGCAGGTCGCCCTTGCTGGTTTCGAGCGCAATGCTGGTGGTCATGACGCGGGTGACGCCGTCGATGTTGCCGCCGACGATCATCACCGCACCGACCTCCGCCACCGCCCGGCCGAGTCCGGCCAGCACTGCGGTGCTGAGCGAGAAGCGGGTATCGACCAGCAGGGTGAAGGCGGCGCGCGGCGTCGAGGCGCCGAGCGAGCGCAGCTGTTCTTCGTAGTCGCGCCAGGCATCGGCAACGATCTGGCGCGACAGCGCGGCGACGATGGGGGTGATCAGCACCACCTGCGCGATCACCATCGCGGTCGGCGTGAACAGCAGGCCGAATGAGCCGAGCGGGCCGGCGCGCGACAGCAGCAGGTAGACCAGCAGCCCGATGACCACCGGCGGCAGCCCCATCAGGCCGTTCAGGATGACGGTCAGCGGCTTGCGACCGGGAAAACGGCCGACCGCCACGGCTGCACCGATCGGCAGGCCGAGGCAGGACGCAAGAAATACCGCGCTCAGGCTGACCTGCAGGCTGAGCGTCACGATGCCCAGCAGTTGCGGATCGCCGGCGAGCATCAGTCCGCCGGCGGTCAGGAAGCTTTCGGTGAGTGTGCTCATGGCCTGCGGGCTGCGGCCGTGATCCGCGGCCGGGTGGGGGGGCTCCGCCAGTGAAAACCCATTATCTGCATTCGGAAACACATAAGATTCCGTAAGCTATCGCTCTACCTTGAGGTTTCCTATATGTCCGAGATTGCCGTAAATACGCCGCGGCTCGGTATCGAGTGGGATTTCGGTCCGGATGCACCGGCCGGCATCGGCCGGCTGCTGTCGCTGCTCGCGGCCATCGAGGCGACCGGCTCGATCGCCGGCGCCGCGCGCCAGAACGGGCTGTCGTATCGCAACGCGTGGGGGCTGATCAATGCCTGGCAGGTTTACTTCGGCCAGACGCTGATTTCGACCGCTCGTGCCAGCGGCTCGACGCTGGACGACTTTGCCCGCCAGCTGCTGGCGGTTGACCGCGATGCCCGGCAGTCGCTTGCTGCCGCGCTGCACATGGCCAGCCAGCCGATGCGCGCTCTGCCGCGGCAATCATCCGGTGCTGTCGCAGGTGCGATGCGCATCGCCGCCAGCCATGATCCGCTGCTGAACGACCTGATTCGCCAGCTGCGCCACGACGGCGGCAGCGCGACCTTGAGCACGCATGGCAGCCTGGAATCGCTGCTCGCGCTGGCGGCACGCCGCTGCGACATCGCCGGCTTCCACTGCCCGATCGGCGAACTGGGGCGCGACATCTGGACGCTCTACCTGGCGCAGCACGGCTTGCCGCGGCTGCGTCTGCTCGGTTTCGCGCGCCGCACGCAAGGTCTGATCCTCGCCCGCGGCAATCCGAGGAGCGTGCGCGGGCTGAGCGATCTGTCGCGTGCCGACCTGCGCTTCGTGCATCGCCAGCCCGGCGCCGGCACGCGGCTCGCATTCGACCAGCTGGCGCGCCAGGCCGGACTTGATACGCGGGCATTGAACGAGGGTGACGAAGAGCACACCCATGCCGCGGTGGCGGCGCTGATCGCCAGTGACGAGGCGGATGCGGGCCTGGGCCTCGAGGCCTTCGCGCGACGGCTGGGCCTGGAGTTCCTGCCGCTGTTCGAGGAAATGTACTTTCTGGCGCTGCGCGACGGCCCGGCCTCGCGCCGTACGCTGGACGTGCTGGGCAGCCTGCTGCGCCAGCCGGACTGGCGGGCGCGGACGCAGGGCCTGAGCGGTTACACGCTGGACGAGGCCGGGGTCGAATACGACGTGCCGGAGGCCGGACGCCTGCTGTTCGGCGCCTGACCCGCCGCTCCCGTCAGCGCTCGCTGTCGCGGGTCTGCAGCAGCCGCGCGCGCACCGGATGGTCGCCCGGCAACAGTTCGACCAGCCGCTCGACGGCATCGACCGCTTCGGGCGACTGACCGAGATGGGTCAGCAGCAGGTCCGGGTCGTCGATGCGGAAGATGGCGTCCGACAGCCGTGATTCGAGGCAGTCGCGCCAGGTGCGCAGCAGCGGACTTTCGGTGCGCGGCAGAAAGTCGCCGCGATAGCCGGCCAGTGCGGCCTCGACCCGACCGGCATTCAGCGCCTGCTCCAGATCCATGAAATCGGCCTGCCAGTTCACCAGCAGGCGGTACGGGCGCGAGCCGATCGCCCCGCCAAGCCGTTCGCGCAACTGCGACACTTCGGTCTTAAGCGTGGCCACACCGACCGTGCGGTCACCGTAGATGGCCGCGTGCAACCGTTCCAGATCCATGCCCTCCGGATGCAGTGCCAGCAGGCAGAGGATTTCCATCTGCCGCGGCGATAGCGCCAGCAGCTTGCCGTGCATCGAGGCCTGCGGTGTGCCGAGCATGCGCAGGCGCAGCACCGGCGCCTGGCTGACCCCTTGCAGGGCCTGCGACACCCGCTCGGCGAAACGCTCGACCGCATGGAGCGCCAGCGGCGAATGGCGGTTCCAGGTAGTCGACAGGTCGACCACGCCCATCACCTCGCCGCTGATCGTGTCACGCACCGGCGCGGCATAGCACACCCAGTCCTGCACCGCCGGCATGAAATGTTCGGCCGAAAACACGCTGGCCGGACGGCGATGACGCAACGCCAGCGCCAGCGCATTGGTGCCGACCGAACGTTCGTCCCAGCGGCCGCCGGGCACGAAGTGCACGCGCTCGGCGCGGTTGCGCATGCTGCGGCTGCAGCCGGTCCACAGCAGGCGGCCATCGGCGTCGCTGACCGCCGCCACCATGCCGCTTTCGATCGCCACCGTTTCCAGTTCGTCGACGCAGGCGACCAGCGCCTGACCATAGGCCGAGCCGGTCCAGTCCGGTGCGGTGTCGTCGAGCGGCGCCGCCGAGCAGGTTTCGGACACGGCTTCCCGCGATCGTTGCCATGAGCCGGCGATGTCCATGCCGACCACGACGATGTTCTCGCCGGCGCTGCGCTCACCGCGGCGCAGCGATTCGATGCGCCGCCGGCGATCTGCCAGACGGCCAGACGTATTGTTCATATGCCTCCTCCACCTACCGGATACCTACCCCGCACGGACTAACGTGCGGGTCGACCCTGTGTTCTTGTGCCGCGCATTCGACGTCGGCCGCAG
The sequence above is a segment of the Methyloversatilis sp. RAC08 genome. Coding sequences within it:
- a CDS encoding ATP-binding cassette domain-containing protein, with translation MADALLTLDALRYDAGGRTLIRDVSLRIEAGRRTLILGPNGAGKSVLMRLMHGLIEPSAGRILWNGGSGRPAQAMVFQRPVMLRRSVLDNVIYALDLAGVPAAARRARALDVLERVGLTALADRPARVLSGGEQQRAALARAWALRPRVLFLDEPTASLDPGAAAEVERLIRVIADEGCSIVMVTHHLGQARRLADDIVFVDAGRITEHTPVAEFFASPRSAEAGNYLRGELSWT
- a CDS encoding ABC transporter permease — encoded protein: MSTLTESFLTAGGLMLAGDPQLLGIVTLSLQVSLSAVFLASCLGLPIGAAVAVGRFPGRKPLTVILNGLMGLPPVVIGLLVYLLLSRAGPLGSFGLLFTPTAMVIAQVVLITPIVAALSRQIVADAWRDYEEQLRSLGASTPRAAFTLLVDTRFSLSTAVLAGLGRAVAEVGAVMIVGGNIDGVTRVMTTSIALETSKGDLPLALALGFILIAIVLLLNALAHAVREWAVRRHG
- a CDS encoding substrate-binding domain-containing protein — translated: MSEIAVNTPRLGIEWDFGPDAPAGIGRLLSLLAAIEATGSIAGAARQNGLSYRNAWGLINAWQVYFGQTLISTARASGSTLDDFARQLLAVDRDARQSLAAALHMASQPMRALPRQSSGAVAGAMRIAASHDPLLNDLIRQLRHDGGSATLSTHGSLESLLALAARRCDIAGFHCPIGELGRDIWTLYLAQHGLPRLRLLGFARRTQGLILARGNPRSVRGLSDLSRADLRFVHRQPGAGTRLAFDQLARQAGLDTRALNEGDEEHTHAAVAALIASDEADAGLGLEAFARRLGLEFLPLFEEMYFLALRDGPASRRTLDVLGSLLRQPDWRARTQGLSGYTLDEAGVEYDVPEAGRLLFGA
- a CDS encoding helix-turn-helix domain-containing protein; this translates as MNNTSGRLADRRRRIESLRRGERSAGENIVVVGMDIAGSWQRSREAVSETCSAAPLDDTAPDWTGSAYGQALVACVDELETVAIESGMVAAVSDADGRLLWTGCSRSMRNRAERVHFVPGGRWDERSVGTNALALALRHRRPASVFSAEHFMPAVQDWVCYAAPVRDTISGEVMGVVDLSTTWNRHSPLALHAVERFAERVSQALQGVSQAPVLRLRMLGTPQASMHGKLLALSPRQMEILCLLALHPEGMDLERLHAAIYGDRTVGVATLKTEVSQLRERLGGAIGSRPYRLLVNWQADFMDLEQALNAGRVEAALAGYRGDFLPRTESPLLRTWRDCLESRLSDAIFRIDDPDLLLTHLGQSPEAVDAVERLVELLPGDHPVRARLLQTRDSER